A region of Chloracidobacterium sp. DNA encodes the following proteins:
- a CDS encoding 4Fe-4S cluster-binding domain-containing protein — translation MFPQTHKTENGIEVPIASIVDEILANRADHDGVTILGGEPFDQPGQVAELVYRLKRYDLDLTIYTGYTLEALIDRKDPRVDYILSHTDLLIDGPFIRRLSTNAGEYRGSRNQRLIFLPIVGEAS, via the coding sequence ATGTTCCCCCAAACCCACAAAACCGAGAATGGCATCGAGGTGCCAATCGCTTCGATAGTCGACGAGATACTCGCAAATCGAGCCGATCATGACGGCGTAACAATCCTAGGTGGTGAACCGTTTGATCAACCAGGGCAAGTCGCAGAGCTTGTCTACAGACTAAAGCGTTATGACCTTGATCTCACGATCTACACCGGCTACACGCTTGAAGCCTTAATTGATCGAAAAGATCCGAGAGTGGATTACATTCTTAGTCACACTGACCTGCTAATTGACGGCCCATTCATAAGGCGACTCAGCACGAATGCCGGTGAATACCGCGGCTCGCGAAATCAACGACTCATATTCCTCCCGATTGTTGGTGAGGCATCCTAG